One part of the Raphanus sativus cultivar WK10039 chromosome 7, ASM80110v3, whole genome shotgun sequence genome encodes these proteins:
- the LOC108830589 gene encoding uncharacterized protein LOC108830589, whose protein sequence is MTQGQWITKSGGKTVEANKPCLKITVPRFDNSELIASYDKTLIGRCMNPQKQDMKVLLFMLPRIWQVEERVVGTDLGLGRFQFVFQEEEDITEVLKMEPFHFDYWMVSLVRWKPVLEVNYPSRINFWVRVMDIPLQFRAAQTFRSVGEAIGKVQGEVDMREGRVRVELDGFKPLVFSMAIEFEEGVEIMVSLRYEKLFGFCKECFCMTHDQSRCPKLQEEVKSGDKEIQGKTENGQQASSYKGAVTNGSGYEGSSRDAQHKAPSRSGNKGKGIARERPGPYQQAGNYQAYKERLPRGNGDGSSFRGRYYGNQAGRYVPQYPRNGEDGHQKLMMDAFKGGSRSSSQVAAQTSGVKKNGETPKACKALLFNEESENGVEKEAAAVEVLSKEQKEMANVQAQRVPAGMLVQDNEEKETYESNPLDDANLMVEGASLSDSDLLVDVVEDEYKEWEQGEITDFMEEEETMVQDKEAVGDIVDAQEHESGVDEMGEEERDNNDENREKAPKKKGGRPGPLAIGGSTKMRLVQGLVSPRKKNVAKTGGKIGDKGAGASKKATMKPKTSE, encoded by the coding sequence ATGACTCAAGGTCAATGGATTACTAAATCTGGTGGGAAAACGGTTGAGGCTAACAAGCCATGTTTGAAGATTACAGTGCCCCGGTTTGATAACTCGGAACTGATTGCGTCTTATGACAAGACTCTCATTGGGAGGTGCATGAACCCTCAGAAACAAGACATGAAAGTTCTTCTCTTCATGCTGCCTAGGATTTGGCAAGTTGAGGAGCGTGTGGTGGGCACGGATCTGGGCTTAGGGCGTTTCCAATTTGTCTTCCAGGAGGAGGAAGATATTACTGAGGTTCTTAAGATGGAGCCCTTCCATTTTGACTATTGGATGGTGTCGTTGGTGAGGTGGAAACCGGTGCTGGAAGTTAATTATCCATCAAGAATCAACTTCTGGGTGCGAGTTATGGATATCCCTCTTCAGTTTAGGGCTGCACAAACTTTCAGGAGTGTTGGAGAGGCTATCGGTAAGGTTCAAGGGGAGGTGGATATGCGAGAAGGACGAGTTCGAGTTGAACTGGATGGCTTCAAGCCTTTGGTATTCTCTATGGCAATCGAGTTTGAGGAAGGAGTGGAGATCATGGTATCACTACGATATGAAAAGTTATTTGGGTTCTGTAAGGAATGTTTCTGCATGACACATGATCAGTCAAGGTGTCCTAAGCTGCAGGAAGAGGTGAAGAGTGGGGACAAAGAGATACAAGGCAAAACGGAGAATGGGCAACAAGCATCAAGCTATAAAGGGGCTGTCACAAATGGTAGTGGTTACGAGGGTTCAAGCAGAGACGCTCAACACAAAGCTCCATCGAGGAGTGGTAATAAGGGCAAGGGCATTGCTAGGGAGAGACCGGGGCCCTACCAGCAAGCAGGAAACTATCAGGCCTATAAAGAAAGGCTGCCAAGAGGTAATGGAGATGGATCTTCGTTCCGAGGGAGATACTATGGTAACCAGGCTGGGAGATATGTGCCTCAGTACCCACGCAATGGAGAGGATGGTCACCAGAAATTGATGATGGATGCCTTTAAAGGTGGGAGTCGCTCTTCTTCTCAGGTAGCTGCTCAAACTAGTGGTGTGAAGAAGAATGGTGAAACTCCTAAAGCTTGCAAAGCACTTCTCTTCAACGAGGAGTCTGAGAATGGAGTGGAGAAGGAGGCGGCAGCGGTAGAGGTTTTAAGCAAGGAACAGAAGGAGATGGCAAATGTTCAAGCTCAACGGGTGCCAGCAGGGATGTTGGTGCAAGACAATGAGGAGAAAGAGACGTATGAATCAAACCCCCTGGATGACGCGAACTTGATGGTGGAGGGAGCTAGTCTCTCGGACTCTGACCTGCTTGTTGATGTGGTGGAGGATGAGTATAAGGAGTGGGAACAAGGTGAGATCACTGACTTTATGGAGGAGGAAGAAACGATGGTCCAAGACAAGGAAGCAGTAGGGGATATAGTGGATGCTCAGGAACATGAATCTGGTGTCGACGAGATGGGGGAGGAGGAGCGTGACAACAACGATGAGAACCGAGAGAAGGCACCAAAGAAGAAAGGAGGACGGCCAGGACCACTTGCGATTGGAGGCTCGACAAAGATGCGTCTGGTTCAGGGTTTGGTATCCCCTCGCAAGAAGAACGTGGCAAAGACAGGGGGGAAGATCGGTGACAAGGGAGCGGGGGCATCAAAGAAGGCCACCATGAAACCAAAGACATCTGAGTAA